From Pontibacter actiniarum, a single genomic window includes:
- a CDS encoding SusC/RagA family TonB-linked outer membrane protein, with amino-acid sequence MLLAYVAVSSQVMAQSGSFSVSGRVTDAEAGVGLPGVTVLLKGTTTATPTDAQGNYTLNLPNGSGTLVFTYIGYQSQEVPVNGKSTINVALGVDAKALEEVVVIGYGAQRAEAVTGSVASISADEITQVPSGNITQALQGRLPGVEFSQSSSQPGASMQIRIRGTRSISGGNDPLVVLDGIPFPGSVSDINPSDIKSIDILKDASATAIYGSRGANGVVLVTTKSGKAGQKPQISYNSFFGVKDVFARYDMMSGPELLALREASGPAQLEGKMGLDEAEDIDTDWQDLLYRTGITTSHDIGISGGTEQGHYNFSAGYFKDKGVVPTQQFTRYSIRGSFDQGLGKYVRVGINSYNNYNVTEGSNVGLYNTLSLSPLANPYNPDGTLKRVVKMPQDDYWVYTKDRVEDLEDEWLNETRAFATYNTLYGEVQIPGVEGLKYRANLGLNYRQSRNGAYTGRGINTADSTAVSTASLGNTVTTNWTIENLLTYDRTFAGKHNVNVVGLYSASQEQYDRSLIAGRDIPTDAFQFYNIGRAADEIIVDPDEQIYTQWGLLSWMGRAMYSYDDRYMLSVTVRSDGSSRLAPGHKWHTYPAVSAGWNIARESFMENVGLVDMLKLRAGYGQTSNQAITPYSTLGLLATRPYNFGPDDFTTGYYVSQLPNPNLGWEYSKTWNYGVDFAILNNRLSGTVEYYVTDTEDILLSLGLPPTSGVDSYTANIGSMQNKGLELSLNGVIIENANGWTWEAGVNIYGNRNKITSLASGSDEDKANWLFVGHPVNVIYDYEKVGLWQEGDPYRNILEPNEKDPNATLGMIKVKYTGGYNEDGTPVRAINADDRQIMNANPDFQGGFNTRVGYKGFDLSAVAAFQSGGILNSTLYGASGYLNMLNGRRNNVAVDYWTPENTGAEYPNPASLRSGDNLKYASTLGYFDASYLKIRTITLGYNFENNNWLGKVGIQNLRVYATAQNPFVLFSPYHKASGMDPETNSYADQNVASTGNGVPSRLLTIGTNAPSTRNYLVGLNVTF; translated from the coding sequence GTGCTGCTTGCCTATGTTGCGGTAAGCTCCCAGGTAATGGCGCAAAGCGGCTCTTTCAGCGTGTCGGGGCGTGTGACGGACGCTGAGGCGGGCGTAGGCCTGCCCGGGGTAACGGTCCTGCTGAAAGGCACCACCACGGCAACCCCTACGGATGCGCAGGGCAACTATACGCTAAACCTGCCGAACGGTAGCGGTACGCTTGTATTTACCTACATCGGGTACCAGTCGCAGGAGGTGCCTGTAAATGGTAAGTCAACGATCAACGTAGCTTTGGGTGTAGATGCGAAGGCGCTTGAAGAGGTAGTGGTTATTGGCTATGGTGCGCAGCGGGCAGAGGCTGTAACAGGCTCTGTTGCTTCCATCAGTGCAGACGAGATTACCCAGGTGCCGTCAGGAAACATTACGCAGGCTTTGCAGGGCCGTTTGCCAGGTGTGGAGTTCTCGCAGTCATCCTCTCAGCCGGGTGCCTCCATGCAAATCCGGATTCGCGGTACGCGCTCTATCTCCGGCGGAAACGACCCGCTGGTGGTGCTGGACGGAATTCCTTTTCCCGGGTCTGTCTCCGACATCAACCCCAGCGACATTAAGAGCATTGACATCCTGAAGGATGCCTCTGCGACAGCTATTTACGGCTCGCGCGGTGCGAACGGCGTTGTGCTGGTAACAACCAAGTCGGGAAAGGCAGGGCAGAAGCCACAGATTAGCTACAACAGCTTTTTCGGCGTGAAAGACGTTTTTGCACGCTACGACATGATGAGCGGACCAGAACTCCTGGCCCTGCGTGAGGCTTCCGGCCCCGCGCAGCTTGAAGGGAAAATGGGCCTGGACGAGGCGGAGGATATCGACACAGACTGGCAGGACTTGCTGTACAGAACCGGTATCACCACAAGCCACGACATAGGTATTTCGGGTGGTACAGAGCAGGGGCACTATAACTTTAGCGCTGGCTACTTTAAGGATAAGGGCGTGGTGCCTACGCAGCAGTTCACGCGTTATTCTATCCGAGGCAGCTTTGACCAGGGACTTGGGAAGTATGTGCGTGTTGGGATCAACTCATACAACAACTACAACGTTACCGAAGGGTCTAATGTGGGCTTGTACAATACCCTGAGCCTGTCGCCGCTTGCCAACCCGTACAATCCGGACGGTACACTGAAAAGAGTGGTGAAGATGCCGCAGGATGATTACTGGGTTTACACAAAAGACAGAGTAGAGGACTTAGAGGATGAGTGGTTGAATGAGACCAGGGCCTTTGCCACCTACAACACCCTGTACGGCGAAGTGCAAATACCGGGAGTGGAGGGCTTGAAGTACCGGGCTAACCTGGGCTTAAACTACCGCCAGAGCCGCAACGGAGCCTACACAGGGCGCGGAATAAACACCGCTGACTCAACAGCCGTTTCAACTGCTTCTCTTGGCAACACGGTGACAACCAACTGGACCATTGAAAACCTGCTGACCTACGACCGCACCTTTGCGGGGAAGCATAACGTGAACGTCGTGGGCCTGTACTCTGCCTCGCAAGAGCAGTATGACAGATCCCTCATAGCGGGAAGAGACATCCCGACAGACGCTTTCCAGTTCTACAACATAGGGCGTGCCGCTGACGAAATCATCGTTGACCCTGATGAGCAAATATACACACAGTGGGGCCTGCTGTCGTGGATGGGCCGCGCGATGTACTCCTACGACGACCGTTACATGCTGAGCGTAACCGTACGTTCCGATGGTTCTTCCAGATTGGCACCGGGGCACAAATGGCATACTTATCCTGCTGTGTCGGCTGGCTGGAACATCGCCAGGGAGTCGTTTATGGAGAATGTCGGCTTAGTAGACATGCTGAAACTGCGTGCAGGCTACGGACAAACCTCTAACCAGGCCATCACACCATACTCTACGCTTGGGCTCTTAGCCACCAGACCTTACAACTTTGGCCCCGATGACTTCACAACCGGGTACTATGTATCGCAGTTGCCTAACCCTAACCTGGGTTGGGAGTACTCCAAAACATGGAACTACGGAGTGGACTTTGCGATCCTGAATAACCGCCTATCGGGTACAGTAGAGTACTATGTAACGGATACCGAGGATATTCTGCTGAGCCTGGGGCTGCCCCCTACATCGGGCGTGGACAGCTACACGGCTAACATAGGGTCGATGCAGAACAAAGGCCTTGAGCTCTCGCTCAACGGGGTGATCATTGAGAACGCAAACGGCTGGACCTGGGAAGCTGGGGTAAACATCTACGGCAACCGCAACAAAATCACCTCGCTTGCCTCGGGGTCGGATGAAGACAAGGCCAACTGGCTGTTCGTTGGGCATCCTGTCAACGTTATCTACGACTACGAGAAGGTTGGCCTCTGGCAGGAGGGCGACCCGTACAGAAACATTCTGGAGCCAAACGAAAAAGACCCTAACGCCACCCTTGGTATGATCAAGGTGAAATACACCGGCGGGTATAACGAAGACGGAACGCCGGTACGGGCTATCAACGCGGACGACAGACAGATCATGAACGCGAACCCTGATTTCCAGGGCGGTTTTAACACCCGCGTAGGCTACAAAGGCTTTGACCTGAGCGCTGTGGCGGCTTTCCAGAGCGGTGGTATTCTTAATAGCACACTCTACGGCGCGTCTGGTTACCTGAACATGCTGAACGGGCGCCGCAACAACGTGGCTGTGGACTACTGGACACCGGAGAACACCGGCGCAGAATATCCAAACCCGGCAAGCCTGAGAAGTGGCGACAACCTTAAGTATGCCAGCACGCTGGGCTACTTCGACGCGTCATACCTGAAGATCCGCACGATCACACTTGGCTATAACTTTGAGAATAACAACTGGCTGGGGAAAGTGGGCATTCAGAACCTGCGGGTTTACGCCACTGCGCAGAACCCGTTTGTGCTGTTCTCACCTTACCACAAAGCCTCAGGCATGGACCCTGAAACTAACTCCTATGCTGACCAAAACGTGGCGTCAACCGGTAACGGTGTTCCGAGCCGCCTGCTGACGATTGGCACGAACGCGCCTTCAACGCGCAACTACCTGGTTGGTCTCAATGTCACATTTTAA
- a CDS encoding glycoside hydrolase family 3 N-terminal domain-containing protein: protein MFAIGCRAQELPVYKDVSKPVDLRVKSLLSQLTLEEKAQQMTSSSPAVERLGIPAYDWWNEALHGVGRAGAATVFPQAIGLGATFDEDLAFRVASAVSDEARAMYNAAVARGHRQKYAGLTFWTPNVNIFRDPRWGRGQETYGEDPYLTSVLGVAFVKGLQGTDPNHLKVAACAKHYAVHSGPERLRHEFNAQASVKDMRETYLPAFKALVEADVEAVMCAYNATNGEPCCGNDFLLNDVLRREWGFKGHVVSDCGALADFYKGHAVAANAVEAAALALKRGVNLNCGDVYPSLVEAVKQGLVTEEEIDGALATLLATRFKLGMFDPAGTNPYESIPATVVNSKAHRALAKEAALKSVVMLKNNGVLPLQNNLPRYFVVGPNAASIDALLGNYYGVNPNMVTILEGLTAQISPGSQLHYKPGTLLDRENVNPVDWTTGGAKTSDATIVVLGLTGVLEGEEGESIASPHYGDRLDYNLPENQLDFLRKLREGHTKPIITVITGGSPMNLSEVHELSDAVLLAWYPGEEGGNAVADIIFGAASPSGKLPVTFPKSLDQLPAYEDYSMAGRTYRYMQAEPMYPFGFGLSYASFRYSDMKLASAKIRKNQALTLEATVTNDGEHEGEEVVQLYLTDEQASAAVPLYSLKAFRRVKLEPGASAKVAFTVTPEMMEMVDEHGQRKIEPGRFKVFVGGAVPGKRSEALGAGRPAEATFTVK, encoded by the coding sequence TTGTTCGCAATCGGGTGCAGGGCGCAGGAGCTGCCTGTTTACAAAGATGTGTCGAAGCCCGTGGACCTGCGGGTGAAGAGCCTGCTCTCACAACTGACGCTTGAGGAGAAGGCGCAGCAGATGACCAGCAGCTCGCCTGCTGTTGAGCGCCTGGGGATTCCTGCCTATGACTGGTGGAATGAGGCGCTGCATGGCGTAGGGCGCGCAGGTGCGGCCACTGTGTTTCCGCAGGCCATTGGCCTCGGGGCCACCTTTGACGAGGACCTGGCCTTTAGAGTGGCCAGCGCTGTTTCGGATGAGGCGCGCGCCATGTACAATGCCGCTGTGGCACGCGGCCATCGCCAAAAGTATGCCGGCCTGACCTTCTGGACCCCCAACGTGAACATCTTTCGGGACCCGCGGTGGGGAAGGGGGCAGGAGACGTACGGCGAAGACCCTTACCTTACCTCCGTGCTGGGTGTTGCCTTTGTGAAGGGCCTGCAGGGGACGGATCCCAACCATTTAAAAGTGGCGGCCTGCGCCAAGCATTACGCCGTGCACAGTGGGCCGGAGCGGCTGCGGCATGAGTTTAACGCGCAGGCATCTGTCAAGGACATGCGCGAAACGTACCTGCCGGCTTTTAAGGCCCTGGTGGAGGCAGATGTGGAGGCTGTAATGTGTGCATACAACGCCACCAACGGGGAGCCTTGCTGCGGAAACGACTTTTTGCTGAATGATGTCCTGCGCCGGGAGTGGGGATTTAAGGGGCACGTGGTTTCAGACTGCGGAGCCCTTGCTGACTTTTATAAGGGCCATGCTGTTGCCGCAAACGCTGTAGAGGCGGCGGCCCTGGCACTGAAAAGGGGGGTAAACCTGAACTGCGGCGATGTATACCCCAGCCTGGTGGAGGCTGTAAAGCAAGGGTTGGTCACAGAGGAGGAGATTGACGGGGCTCTGGCCACGCTCCTGGCGACGCGGTTTAAGCTGGGCATGTTCGACCCGGCAGGCACAAATCCTTATGAGAGCATCCCAGCAACCGTAGTAAACAGCAAAGCCCACAGGGCGCTGGCCAAGGAGGCAGCCCTGAAGTCTGTGGTGATGCTGAAGAACAATGGCGTGCTGCCGCTGCAGAACAACCTGCCGCGCTACTTTGTGGTTGGCCCCAACGCCGCCAGCATCGATGCACTGCTCGGCAACTACTATGGGGTTAACCCTAACATGGTTACCATACTGGAGGGGCTTACGGCGCAGATCAGCCCCGGAAGCCAGCTGCACTACAAGCCGGGCACGCTGCTGGACAGAGAAAATGTAAACCCGGTGGACTGGACAACAGGCGGGGCAAAGACATCCGACGCTACCATTGTTGTGCTGGGGCTTACAGGGGTGCTGGAAGGGGAGGAAGGCGAATCCATTGCTTCGCCCCACTACGGTGACCGCCTGGACTATAACCTCCCGGAAAACCAGCTCGACTTTCTGAGGAAGCTTCGCGAAGGACATACAAAACCAATCATAACAGTTATTACCGGGGGTAGCCCCATGAACCTGTCGGAGGTGCACGAGCTTTCGGACGCGGTGCTGCTGGCGTGGTACCCGGGGGAAGAAGGCGGCAACGCCGTAGCGGATATCATCTTTGGGGCAGCCTCCCCCTCTGGCAAACTGCCGGTTACCTTTCCTAAATCGCTGGACCAGCTGCCGGCTTACGAAGACTACAGCATGGCAGGCCGGACCTACCGCTACATGCAGGCAGAGCCAATGTATCCTTTTGGCTTTGGCCTGAGCTACGCCAGCTTCAGGTATAGCGACATGAAACTGGCGTCCGCCAAAATCAGGAAAAACCAAGCCCTTACCCTGGAAGCCACGGTGACAAACGACGGAGAACACGAAGGAGAGGAAGTCGTGCAGCTTTACCTGACTGATGAGCAGGCAAGCGCTGCCGTGCCGCTCTACTCCCTGAAGGCTTTTCGGCGGGTGAAGCTGGAGCCTGGGGCCTCTGCAAAAGTGGCCTTTACCGTTACGCCGGAAATGATGGAGATGGTGGATGAGCACGGGCAGCGGAAAATAGAGCCGGGGCGGTTCAAGGTTTTTGTGGGCGGCGCGGTACCCGGCAAGCGCAGCGAGGCCCTCGGGGCAGGCAGGCCGGCAGAAGCGACTTTTACTGTGAAATAA
- a CDS encoding LacI family DNA-binding transcriptional regulator → MEKEVTIYDIAKELSISPTTVSRGLNNHPAVNKNTKQKIIDVASQMGYRSNTFASKLRKQRTNTIGVIVPRLDSNFQSCVMAGMEKVANEAGYNLIISQSLETVQKEIANARTMFDNRVDGLLVSIAYDTENIDHFEPFFSKGIPVLFYDRVPEHKKCTSIVIDNIQAAYKATAHLVEQGCSNIVHISGNLKVNVYKDRLKGFKYALMDSDLPFSESSVITTNLNEEAGIQAAKQILQMNPRPDGIFVANDNCAVSCVKTLKQAGVRIPEDIAVVGFNNDPITRVIEPNLTSVDYPGNEMGEVAVRSLINYLDGMSDVSLTNTITLRSELVVRESTTRTGATGAVAP, encoded by the coding sequence ATGGAGAAAGAAGTAACCATTTATGATATAGCAAAAGAGTTGTCCATTTCCCCCACCACGGTGAGTAGAGGCCTGAACAACCACCCTGCGGTTAACAAGAACACAAAGCAGAAGATTATTGACGTGGCCAGCCAAATGGGGTATCGCTCTAACACTTTTGCCAGCAAGCTCAGAAAGCAGCGCACCAACACGATTGGGGTGATCGTACCCCGGCTGGACAGTAACTTTCAGTCTTGTGTGATGGCAGGCATGGAGAAGGTGGCGAACGAGGCAGGCTACAACCTGATCATAAGCCAGTCACTGGAAACGGTTCAGAAGGAGATCGCCAACGCGAGAACCATGTTCGACAACCGGGTAGACGGCCTGCTGGTGTCCATTGCCTACGACACAGAGAACATAGACCACTTTGAGCCTTTCTTCAGCAAGGGCATTCCGGTGCTTTTCTACGACAGGGTGCCGGAGCATAAGAAGTGCACCAGCATCGTGATAGACAACATACAGGCCGCCTACAAGGCCACCGCCCACCTGGTGGAGCAGGGCTGCAGCAATATCGTGCACATCAGCGGCAACCTGAAGGTGAATGTATACAAAGACAGACTCAAGGGCTTTAAGTACGCCTTAATGGACAGCGACCTGCCTTTCAGCGAGTCCTCCGTTATCACAACGAACCTAAACGAAGAGGCGGGCATACAGGCTGCCAAGCAGATCCTGCAGATGAACCCGAGACCGGACGGCATTTTTGTAGCCAACGACAACTGCGCCGTCAGCTGCGTGAAGACACTCAAGCAAGCCGGCGTTCGCATACCCGAAGACATCGCCGTGGTAGGCTTCAACAACGACCCCATTACCCGGGTGATTGAACCAAACCTGACGTCCGTGGACTACCCGGGCAATGAAATGGGCGAAGTAGCCGTCAGGAGCCTTATCAACTACCTGGACGGCATGTCAGATGTAAGCCTCACGAACACGATCACGCTCCGTTCCGAGCTGGTTGTGCGCGAGTCCACGACAAGAACCGGGGCGACAGGCGCTGTTGCGCCCTAA
- a CDS encoding alpha-glucuronidase family glycosyl hydrolase, with product MKRKPVSLLLLLLFLLSANHRLLAEDGYRLWQRYEQVQDAARLQAYRQALNELVVQGNSPTLTVAQQELQTGLSSLLGQPLAAVKSPTKQNILVAGTPSGSALVKELATAARLKPLGEEGYLLLTTAKDGKQYTVIAANTDIGVLYGSFHFLRLLQTQQDIGKLSLASSPKIKHRVLNHWDNLDRTVERGYSGFSLWDWHRLPGYIDQRYLDYARANASVGINGTVLTNVNANALVLTQDYLKKVAALADAFRPYGLKVYLTARFSAPIEIGGLKTADPLDPQVQAWWKQKADEIYTLIPDFGGFLVKANSEGQPGPQNYGRTHADGANMLADAVAPHKGIVMWRAFVYSEDEPDDRAKQAYNEFKPLDGQFRDNVLVQVKNGAIDFQPREPFHPLFGAMPKTPLMLELQITQEYLGQGTTLAYLSPMYKETLASDTYAKGKGTTVAKVVDGSVDKHRLTGIAGVANIGTDRNWTGHQFGQANWYSFGRLAWDHALSPEAIADEWIKMTFTGEQEFVAPVKNMMMNSHEAVVNYMTPLGLHHIMGWSHHYGPGPWIKDKHRADWTSVYYHRADEKGIGFDRTASGSNAVNQYFPPVAKEFGSLKRCPEKYLLWFHHVDWDHQVNSGRTLWNELCYRYSSGVDSVRQMQKTWDSLEGMVDRERFSHVKQFLAIQEQEAAWWRDACLLYFQTFSKRPIPQDLEKPAHTLDYYMSLDPQFVPGI from the coding sequence ATGAAGCGAAAGCCTGTTTCCCTTTTACTGCTCCTGTTATTTTTGTTATCCGCAAACCACCGGCTGCTGGCCGAAGATGGCTATAGGCTGTGGCAAAGGTATGAGCAGGTGCAGGATGCCGCCCGGCTGCAGGCCTACCGCCAGGCACTGAACGAACTGGTTGTACAGGGGAACTCGCCCACCCTTACGGTGGCGCAACAGGAACTGCAAACAGGGCTTAGCAGCTTGCTGGGCCAGCCATTAGCGGCTGTAAAGAGCCCCACGAAGCAAAACATACTGGTGGCCGGCACCCCTTCCGGCTCTGCCCTTGTAAAAGAACTGGCCACAGCGGCCAGGCTAAAGCCGCTCGGGGAGGAAGGCTACCTGCTGCTCACCACCGCTAAAGACGGAAAGCAGTACACCGTTATCGCCGCCAACACCGACATCGGCGTGCTGTACGGAAGCTTTCATTTTCTGCGGCTGCTACAGACACAGCAGGACATCGGGAAGCTATCGCTCGCGAGCAGCCCTAAAATCAAACACCGCGTGCTGAACCACTGGGACAACCTGGACAGAACCGTAGAACGCGGCTACTCCGGCTTTTCGCTTTGGGACTGGCACCGCCTCCCGGGCTACATAGACCAGCGCTACCTCGACTATGCAAGGGCCAACGCTTCTGTCGGCATCAACGGCACTGTGCTGACGAACGTGAATGCCAACGCCCTGGTGCTTACCCAGGATTACCTTAAAAAAGTAGCCGCACTGGCAGACGCCTTCCGCCCCTACGGCCTGAAAGTATACTTAACCGCCCGCTTTAGCGCCCCCATCGAGATCGGCGGCCTGAAAACGGCCGACCCGCTGGACCCGCAGGTACAGGCCTGGTGGAAACAGAAGGCAGACGAGATTTATACATTGATCCCGGACTTCGGCGGCTTTTTGGTGAAGGCAAACTCAGAGGGGCAGCCAGGGCCGCAGAACTACGGCAGAACACACGCAGACGGCGCCAACATGCTGGCCGATGCCGTCGCCCCGCATAAGGGCATTGTGATGTGGCGCGCCTTCGTTTACAGCGAAGATGAGCCCGATGACCGCGCCAAGCAGGCGTACAACGAGTTTAAGCCGCTGGACGGCCAGTTCAGAGACAATGTGCTGGTACAGGTGAAGAACGGGGCCATCGACTTTCAGCCGCGCGAGCCCTTCCATCCGCTTTTCGGCGCTATGCCGAAGACACCGCTGATGCTGGAGCTGCAGATCACGCAGGAGTACCTGGGGCAGGGCACCACGCTGGCCTACCTCTCCCCCATGTACAAAGAAACGCTGGCGTCTGACACCTACGCGAAGGGCAAAGGCACCACGGTTGCCAAAGTGGTCGACGGTTCTGTTGACAAGCATCGGCTGACCGGTATAGCAGGCGTAGCCAACATCGGCACCGACCGCAACTGGACCGGCCACCAGTTCGGGCAGGCCAACTGGTACTCCTTCGGCCGCCTCGCCTGGGACCATGCCCTCTCCCCCGAAGCCATTGCAGACGAGTGGATCAAAATGACTTTCACCGGCGAGCAGGAGTTTGTGGCACCGGTAAAGAACATGATGATGAACTCGCATGAGGCCGTGGTAAACTACATGACCCCGCTTGGGCTGCACCACATCATGGGCTGGTCGCACCACTACGGCCCCGGTCCCTGGATCAAGGACAAGCACCGCGCCGACTGGACTTCCGTGTACTACCACCGCGCCGACGAAAAGGGGATCGGTTTTGACCGCACTGCCTCCGGCAGCAACGCCGTCAACCAGTACTTCCCCCCTGTCGCCAAAGAGTTTGGCAGCCTGAAACGGTGCCCCGAAAAGTACCTGCTCTGGTTCCACCACGTGGACTGGGACCATCAGGTAAACTCGGGCAGAACGCTCTGGAACGAGCTCTGCTACCGCTACAGCAGCGGCGTAGACTCGGTGCGCCAGATGCAAAAGACATGGGACAGCCTGGAGGGCATGGTGGACCGGGAGCGCTTCTCGCATGTGAAGCAGTTCCTGGCGATACAGGAGCAGGAGGCGGCGTGGTGGCGCGATGCCTGCCTGCTGTACTTCCAGACATTCTCTAAAAGGCCGATACCGCAGGATTTGGAAAAACCGGCGCATACCCTGGACTACTACATGAGCCTGGACCCGCAGTTTGTTCCGGGCATATAA
- a CDS encoding SDR family NAD(P)-dependent oxidoreductase: MDSNSNAATKTALVTGGASGLGYAIAEKFVQQNIRTIIIGRNEQKLQAAKEKFGSLCSYVVFDLTNLAGIPTLVANLEQEHGKIDILVNNAGINMKKPFTEVTDEEFQRIILTNVTAVFALSREVVKTMLPHQSGAIVNISSMAAQYGIPKVIAYTASKTAIEGMTRSMAVDLSPQGIRVNCVAPGFIATDMSAKALDNDPERKNKVLSRTPMGKLGTPADVAEAVYYYATEGARYVTGTVLPVDGGNSIGF; encoded by the coding sequence ATGGATTCTAATTCTAACGCAGCGACGAAAACGGCCCTTGTAACAGGCGGGGCATCCGGCTTGGGCTATGCCATCGCAGAGAAATTTGTGCAGCAAAATATCCGCACGATCATCATCGGCAGAAACGAGCAGAAGCTGCAGGCGGCCAAGGAGAAGTTCGGCAGCCTGTGCTCTTATGTCGTTTTCGACCTGACGAACCTGGCAGGGATTCCGACCCTCGTTGCCAACCTGGAGCAGGAGCACGGCAAGATCGACATATTGGTCAACAACGCGGGCATTAACATGAAGAAGCCATTTACAGAGGTAACCGACGAAGAGTTCCAGCGGATTATACTTACCAACGTGACAGCCGTGTTTGCCCTCAGCCGTGAGGTGGTAAAAACCATGCTGCCGCACCAGAGCGGGGCAATCGTCAATATCAGCTCCATGGCGGCCCAGTACGGCATTCCGAAAGTGATCGCCTACACGGCCTCTAAAACGGCTATCGAGGGCATGACCCGCTCCATGGCCGTGGACCTGTCGCCGCAAGGCATACGGGTAAACTGCGTTGCTCCCGGCTTTATCGCCACCGACATGTCGGCCAAGGCGCTTGACAACGACCCGGAGCGCAAGAACAAGGTGCTGTCGCGCACGCCGATGGGCAAATTAGGCACACCAGCCGATGTGGCAGAAGCCGTTTACTACTACGCCACAGAGGGCGCCAGGTACGTAACAGGCACCGTGCTTCCTGTAGATGGGGGCAACTCGATCGGGTTTTAG
- a CDS encoding endo-1,4-beta-xylanase, with translation MKKHNALLASSLLLAAIAFGCTEAQPAATEEAAQEQAATAPASLKDAFEQDFHVGAALNGYQASGKDAKATAIITRQFNTISPENLLKWGSVHPQPGEYTFGPADEYVALGEKHNMFVVGHTLVWHNQTPNWVFEDGKGKPASKEALLQRMEDHINTVAGRYKGRVDGWDVVNEALNDDGTLRESKWHSIIGEEYLEKAFRLAHKAAPDAELYYNDYNLWKPAKRDGAIRLVQHLQRQGVQVDGIGMQGHWGLEHPSIGQIEESILAFSKLGKVMITELDIDVLPNPSNRNGADIDATFDFDEKYNVYTNGLPDSVQQQLARRYADIFALFHKHRDKISRVTFWGVTDANSWLNDWPIQGRTSHPLLFDRNYNPKPAFEAVLNSVSTNSPAQ, from the coding sequence ATGAAAAAACACAACGCCTTACTCGCCTCCTCGCTTCTGCTCGCGGCCATCGCATTCGGCTGCACAGAGGCACAGCCTGCTGCCACGGAGGAAGCAGCACAGGAGCAGGCTGCCACCGCGCCTGCTTCCCTAAAGGATGCTTTTGAGCAGGACTTTCATGTGGGCGCGGCGCTCAACGGCTACCAGGCCAGCGGCAAAGACGCGAAAGCCACCGCTATTATTACCCGGCAGTTTAACACCATCAGCCCGGAGAACCTGCTGAAGTGGGGCTCTGTGCACCCGCAGCCGGGGGAGTATACCTTTGGGCCAGCCGACGAGTACGTGGCCCTGGGCGAGAAGCACAACATGTTCGTCGTGGGCCATACCTTGGTTTGGCACAACCAGACGCCGAACTGGGTGTTTGAAGACGGCAAGGGCAAGCCCGCCAGCAAAGAGGCCCTGCTACAGCGCATGGAAGACCACATCAACACCGTGGCCGGACGCTACAAAGGCAGGGTCGACGGCTGGGATGTGGTAAACGAGGCACTGAACGACGACGGCACCCTGCGCGAATCCAAGTGGCACAGCATCATCGGGGAGGAGTACCTGGAGAAGGCCTTCCGCCTGGCACATAAGGCCGCCCCGGACGCGGAGCTCTACTACAACGACTATAACCTCTGGAAACCGGCCAAGCGCGACGGTGCCATTCGCCTGGTGCAGCACCTGCAGCGCCAAGGCGTGCAGGTAGACGGCATCGGCATGCAGGGGCACTGGGGGCTGGAGCATCCCTCCATCGGGCAGATCGAGGAAAGCATCCTGGCTTTCTCAAAGCTGGGGAAGGTAATGATCACAGAGCTCGACATCGACGTGCTGCCGAACCCAAGCAACCGCAACGGCGCCGACATCGACGCGACCTTCGACTTCGACGAGAAGTATAACGTGTACACCAACGGCCTGCCGGACTCCGTGCAGCAGCAACTTGCCCGGCGCTACGCCGACATCTTTGCGCTCTTTCACAAGCACCGCGACAAGATCAGCCGCGTTACTTTCTGGGGCGTGACCGATGCGAACTCCTGGCTGAACGACTGGCCCATACAGGGGCGCACCAGCCATCCGCTGCTCTTTGACCGCAACTACAACCCGAAACCGGCCTTTGAAGCGGTATTAAACTCTGTCTCTACAAACTCACCTGCTCAATAG